The Leptolyngbyaceae cyanobacterium DNA window ATACCGTAAGCAACAGTTAATTTAACAATGCTGCTGCCATGTCGATCGTAAAAACGAATTGCACCTCGATTCGGCAAACCATCAACGGATTCCCATTGAATGATTTGATTGGGCACTATTTTTAAAATGCGAGATAGCCAACTGAATTCTAAACCGCCAGTAGCTAGTTTCCAGCGAGATAAATCGGGATTATCTTCTAATACGTGAACTGATTCGATCCATTTCATCCAGCGTGGCATTTGTTCTAAATCAGACCAAAGACTCCACGCTAATTCAATGGGAACTGCTACTTCTACTTGTACGCTGTGTTCTAGCCAGTCTGTCATGTTGGGTAATGGGTAGTGGGTGGTGGGTGGTGGGTAGTGGGTAGGGGGTAAAATTTTTTCTAGTAGGTAGTGAGTAGTCTTTGATATAGATTCTTTTTTTCACCTACTACCTATTACCTACTACCTACTACCAGCATCAACGACGATAACTAGCAACTTACGTCATTACTACTTTTTCTGTTGCAAGATTGCTTTGGCGGCGCGACGACCGGAAATGGTGGCTCCTTCCATACTATCGATGTAGTCTTGTTGGGTGTAACTACCTGCGAGGAAGAAGTTAGGAATGGGTGTGGTTTGGTTGGGACGATAGGGGTCCATGCCTGGGGCTTCGCGATAGAGGGATTGGGCGAGTTTGACTACGCTGTACCAGGTCATGTTTAATTGTCGGGAAGAGGGGAAGAGGTCGTGGACTTGTTTGAGGACGTGATTTGCGATCGCTTCATTGCTTTCTTTGATAAACGGATCTCCCGGCGTCAGCACCAATTGCATCAAAGAACCTTGTCCCTCGCGATAATAATCCGATGGACTGGTTAAAGCTAAATCGGCAAAACAAGAAAAGTCCGCATCGGGAGTATATAGCAGATTATCAAGTCCGGCGGCTTGAGCCAACTGTTTTTGCTTTTCCATGTCGTGCAATTCGGTTACCCAACCATCGAAGCGCATTTGCACGGTGGCGACTGGTACGGCATCTAATTTATAGATATTGTCGAATTCCGACCATTTCCGCCATTGTTCGGGTAATAGACGGTGAATTCCCGGTATATCGCAAGCGGCAACATAAGCATCGGCGGTGATGGTTTCTTCCGTTTCTCCTTGGGCAACGATTAAACCAGTAACGCGAGTTTGTTGTCCTTCTTCGGCAAATAAAACTTGTCTGACTCGACGACGGGTATAGATTTTTGCCCCTCTTGCTTCTAAATATTCAATTATCGGTTTGTGGAGATATTCGTGAGGGGAACCTTCCAGCATTCGCAAAATAGATGCTTCCGTTCTGGCGGCGAAAAACTGGAAAATGGTGAGCATACAACGGGCGGAAATGTTGTCGCAGTCGATAAAACCCAAGGCGTAGGCGATGGGATTCCACATCCTTTTGATGCTACCTTCGCTACCGCCATGACTTTTGAACCAGTCGGTGAAGCTAATTTTATCGAGATCGCGGATGGTTTTCATCGCGCCCTCGAAGTCGATTAAACCGCGAACTAGGGGACTGGTGCCAAGGGCTAGGGCATTTTGGATTTTGTCTGGTAGGGAAAGTTGGGAGGTAGTGAAAAATGCCTTTAATCCGTTGAAAGGCGCACCGGTGATGAAGCGAAAATCTAATTCTCCCGTGATCCCACCTCGGTTAACAAAGGTGTGGGTATGTTCTTTCAGGCGCAGATTTTCGATCGCGCCTACTTTCTTCATTAAATCGAATAGTTGGTAGTAGCAACCAAAAAAGACGTGCAAACCCATTTCTATATGGTTACCTTCGGCGTCTACCCAGCTACCGACTTTACCGCCTACAAAGGGACGGGATTCAAAGATTTCAACCTCGCAGCCAGCATCGACTAAATCGATCGCTGTCGCCATTCCCGCTAATCCTGCCCCGACGATCGCAACTCGCATTCACCCATTCCTTCTCTCTTTTCTTTACAGATTGTAATGCAAAGCGACCGTTGGGGGGATGGGGAGATGGGGGGATGGGGAGCAAGGGAGCAGGGGAGCAAGGGAGCAAGGGAGCAAGGGAGCAGGGGAGAGAGGGAGATAAATATAATAAATTTTCATCCTTCAGACTTCAGACTTCAGACTTCAGACTTCATCCTTTCCCTAGCCATTAACTACTTTAGGGTTTTCAATGCCGATCGCGGTGAACACTTCTGGGGAAAACATTTCCCACAGTGCTTGGAAATAGGGCATAAACTTGGCGGATTGTTCTGCATTCAAGCGGCTGCGAATTTCTTGACCGAGTAAATGGAGCATTTGCCGCAGTAATTCCCACTTTACGCCTAAAACTGGATAGAGCATGATGCAAAGCGGGAATAACTCTTGCTGGATGGGTGCGATGCTGCCTTCTAAAGCACACAGCCACAAGTAAACTTGGAACATTTCCACATCTCGGATGCTAGAAGTTTTAACTTTCGGTTGGCTTAAATTTCCGCTCATGCTGCGGTAGTTTGGATATAACTGGCTGACTCTTTGATATATTTTTTTTGCGATCGCAGTACTCTCAGGTAAAAGTTGTTGCACCGCACCTAAAGCTGGTGAGTCGTAATCATGAGTGGCGGCGGCTTCATACGCTCTTTGCAAAGGCATATAAAAGTGGTCGTCTATCACTTTAAAATAGGCACTCATCAAAGTTTGCTCTAAAGGTGAGAGCATTTCCAGCAACATTTGACTGGTAAAGTGAATTTGCAAACTAACAAATCCCTTTACTCGTGGGTCATGTGCCGTATATTTCTTCTGAAGCATTCCGATTTCGTCGCCAATTAATGCTGCTAATTGGCTGGGGGCAACCTGTTCTGTATAAACTTCTAGCGCTTGTTGATAAAGTTGGTTAGAGCGATCGGCTAATTTGACAACTGAAGATAACTGCCGAGATGTAGTTTGCTGGGTATAAAGTTCTAAAACTTTGTCATAAATCCGAAAGCAATCTGCGGCGATATCCCAAGGATTGATTAATCTAGGATTAATTTTATGTCTGCGAACTTCTTGTGCTAAAAGGGATTCCGTTTTGTTCCAAGCTTGGGCGCTGACAAATCTCAAGGCATGGATTAGTTGGTCGGCAGTCTTTTGTCTTCCTTCTTGAGAGACCAGGTAAGACAATTCCTCTCCCTCTGAAATATCTTTTCGATCGGGTAAGTAAAGGTCTTCTAGATATTTTTTTGCCCATTGCTGTGCTAGTGATTGTACTGCCATTGCTTCCCCCTTATTGTATTTATAGTCTCTCGATTAATTTAGTAGACTTCAATTTAATTACTTAATATTAAGTTGTAAACAATTCGTAGGTTTTTAGAAGTATACAGAAATACAACATAAAAATCTTTCATGATTTTCTTAAGGGGTTGGATGATTAATTTAGACTTTGATGATTTTTGGCAAAATCATTATTACTTAAGTACGATCGCTAAGTAAATGAATTGAATTACTTAGGGTAATTTGGCAAGCTCTCTAATAGGATGGTGTGTAGTAATTACTTAAGTAACCTTTCGGATATTCAATTCCAGTACTGCTTGCTTTATTTTTTATTAAAGCTGAAGAAAGTGAAAAACTGGTGAAATAAAATTTAATGTAAGTTATGTTTAATATCAGTAGAATAAATCTACGCTTAGAAGTGATATAAATCACTTAACTTTTGTGAGCAGTTAAACTTTTGATAAAGAGTAAAATTTACGATCGAAACCCGGTTTTTTAACGTAATTCCCTTATACCAGCATCATGGTAAAAACGAAAAACCGGGTTTCTTAGGTTATAGTGCGTAAGCCCTAAATAGTAGCTTTTTAGGAGTAAGAAGTCAGAATTCTCTGACACCCGGAGCGTTCGCCCCTTACTCTTTCCCTACTCCCAGTCAACGCTAATCATTCGTTGCAGAGTACCCAAACCCAATTCTCTGTGAGAGATCGATCGAGCTTCAAACAAAGCCATCATATCTTGTAATTGGGGATTACCCCGGGAAGCTCCCATTAATCCTCTAGTAACTAACAAACCACAATAGCCTTTGCTTTTTTTGCAACGACGATCCCATTTTTTACGAGCTTCTTGATGAGCGGGATCGTCATGACCGAATTCACCAAAAAGGAACATATCTCCGTTATTTGCTTGGATAATGCCCAAATCGTAAGTATTGTCCTCAAAGGGGTCTTCACCGGGATTAAAGAAAATTCCTTTAATTCCACCAGCTTCTTGTATTTTCTCAATCAGGGTTTTTGCTTTCGGACGAGAGGTTTGGATTAAAATCACTGGTAAACCTTCTCCTGTAGTTTCTACCCCTTCAAGTGAGAGGTCGTGCCCTAGTTTTTCGCGCAAAATGTCTACCATTTCCCAAGAAACGACGCCAAGGCTCAGAAAAGAATTTTCCGGCACTAAGTCATCTTTCAGAAATGGGCCATCGTCTTCTTCGTTTTCTAAATCGTCGTCGTCTTCGTAATATTCAAAATCGTCGTCGTCTTCATCATCTTCATCGTCATCTTCCCAGCCCATTTCTAACAATTCTGCCGCTACATCGGGTAAGGTAGCTACCGTGACGGAGGCTACTTGGTTGCTGGTATTTTCATCTTTGGGTAAGGGAATCCGATAGCGACTACTGAGTTTGGGTAAATCATCGCTGCCCAATTTCCGACGATGGGCGCGTAAAAATCGATTTAAGGCTTCTAGCGTGATTAAAACTGCTAATGCTTCTTCTTCAAATAAAGAAGAACGCAATCCTTCTAGGGGATGAATATTACCAAAAGAAGGCTCTACATCTGAAGCTGACAAAAAGGCTAACTCAAGTTCTTCATCTTCTTCTAGTTCTAACTCGTCATTTTCTTCAAAGGTAACGAATAAGCAATCTTGTTTGAGAAAGGCATCTTCGAGCTTTTCGATCGATTCGTTTCGCAGTTGTATGACTGTAGAGCGAAATCGTTGGAGGGATTCGAGAGAGCGATATAACAAAATCCCGTACTCCATTCCCGACATTCCCATGATGGAAATATATAAAGTGCCGATATCCCAACGGTTGAGTTCGACGGAGATAATTTGATGCTCTTCTAAAAATTCCCAAGGTGCGGTGTGCCAAATATCGTATGCGGTTTGGATTAACTGCTGGGCGTACTGAGGCGGTAGTTGGGGAGGTTGAGTAGTGGCATTTTCTTGGAATTCGCGGAATAGTTCGTCAATTAAAGGCAGGGTGGGTACGTAATCGATCGCGATATCTAGTTCTTGCAGTACTCCCCTCAGGAAAAACTGGATTTCTCGATCGCGCACGACTATTTTTTGCGGTCTGGCTGGTTTGGATGGGCCTTGCGGGTATTCCATTGCCCGCAGTAAAGCGCGGACAATTGCCTCTGGGCCAGAATCGGGCATTACCATATCGAGGGCGCGAACGATTCCTTGAGAACCATCCACCCATACAATACATTCGGCTTGTGCTTGGGTGTCGGTTTCACTATCGGAAGATAAAGGACGGCGATCGCCCTCCCACACGCTGGGAATCTGGGTTAATTCTTTTAACCGTCGTAGGGTAGAGCGATTGAGACTTGTCATAGACCAAAGAGATACCAATAAAACTTAAGGATGTTCCAGTTTCCGGAGCTATACCGATCTTAAGGTGAGCGGGTGAGTCGGTGAGGGAGTGAAATAATACCAGTTCACTAAATTTACTATTTGGCAGGGGGCATGGGGCAGGGGGAAAGGGAAAGGGAAAGGGAAAGGGAAAATTTTGTGACTCGGAGAATTCTGAATTCTGACTTCTGAATTCTGAATTCTGACCTCTGAATTCTGACTTCATCCTTTATACTTCATCCTTTCCCGTTTAAGAATCGGTAGTAAGTCGATAAAATAAATTTAAGAGGCACAAACTAGTTGACGGTAATCGGCATAAGGAGTTTTGCAAATATATGACCTCAGCAACTCAGTCCCAACAACGGGGTATCCAGATCACCGAATCTGCTTTACGGCAGGTGATGTTCTTGCGGGAAAAACAAGGAAAAGACCTCTGCCTGCGGGTAGGCGTGCGCCAAGGGGGTTGCTCTGGGATGTCGTACATGATGGATTTTATCGATCCTAGCGCTATTACGCCGGATGATGATGTTTTTGATTATGATGGCTTTCAGTTAGTGTGCGATCGCAAAAGCTTGCTTTACCTCTACGGTCTGGTACTGGACTACAGCGATGCGATGATTGGCGGAGGCTTTCAATTCACTAACCCCAATGCTGCTCAAACCTGCGGTTGTGGTAAATCTTTTGCCGTGTGATGTGCGGATTTAATTATAATAACTCAAGGTTTTGAAAGGACAGAAGCGGATGATTTTGGATTTTAGATTTTCTGTTTCGGACAAAGGATCTAAAATCTAAATTCTTTAAACCAATTTCTGTCCTTTCCGTATTCTCCCACTGTTGGAATTTTTAAACTAATCTTTGGCAATGACTGAAAAAACTGTTAGTGAATTATTTGAGTCTGGTATTGAACGTTACAAAGCTGGTGAAAGTCCGGAAACTCTCATACCTGTTTTTAAAGAAATTTGCGATCGTTCAGGCAAAACGAGTGCTGCTTGGACTTGTTTAGCTTGGTTGTACCTGTTAGATAATCAGCCCAATCAAGCTTTGAAAGCAGCACAAAAAGCCGTAAAATTAACACCTCAAGACCCCCAAGCCAGAGTAAATTTAGCTTCTGCCATGTTAGAAATGGGTCAAACTGGCGTGCGGCAGCACGTTCAAATTGCTCAACAAGTATTGGTTTTAGATGCAGAATTGCGTCAGGAAATTCAAGAAAATATTCAGGATGGTTTAACTAGAAAACCTGACTGGGATAGTCTGCAAAAAATTAATGCTTGGCTGTTTGGATAACAGGGAAGAGGGAAAGGAATCTTTAAGTGATTTTCTTGTAGTTTCCCATGTTAGTTTGATAGTTATCCTTGACTGGATTTTAATCTAAATAAAAAGCGATCGCCTCTTCTCTCTTGCTCCCCCCTTAGTAACTATCTCTTACTCCCCCCTTACCAAGGGGGGCTGGGGGGGTTAACCAGGGAAAATACTTATTCAGCAACTCGACGCTTGGGGAAAAGTTCTGATTTTTGTAATCGTAAAATTGAGAAGGTGCGTTAAGCTTTGCCTAACGCACTCTACCCGATCGCGCTAGCACAAAGCTGCCGATCAGATTAAGAACGCAATCAACAATGCGATCGCCAATCGGGAAGTCACCTACTATTTAGCGCGGATTCAGAGTGAAAGAATTGAGAAACTTATCTACATTCTCCTGACTAGATCTAGCCTCAATCGTATAAATTTGGATTCCTATGTCTGCGTAAACTCTTAGAAC harbors:
- a CDS encoding iron-sulfur cluster assembly accessory protein produces the protein MTSATQSQQRGIQITESALRQVMFLREKQGKDLCLRVGVRQGGCSGMSYMMDFIDPSAITPDDDVFDYDGFQLVCDRKSLLYLYGLVLDYSDAMIGGGFQFTNPNAAQTCGCGKSFAV
- the zds gene encoding 9,9'-di-cis-zeta-carotene desaturase, whose protein sequence is MRVAIVGAGLAGMATAIDLVDAGCEVEIFESRPFVGGKVGSWVDAEGNHIEMGLHVFFGCYYQLFDLMKKVGAIENLRLKEHTHTFVNRGGITGELDFRFITGAPFNGLKAFFTTSQLSLPDKIQNALALGTSPLVRGLIDFEGAMKTIRDLDKISFTDWFKSHGGSEGSIKRMWNPIAYALGFIDCDNISARCMLTIFQFFAARTEASILRMLEGSPHEYLHKPIIEYLEARGAKIYTRRRVRQVLFAEEGQQTRVTGLIVAQGETEETITADAYVAACDIPGIHRLLPEQWRKWSEFDNIYKLDAVPVATVQMRFDGWVTELHDMEKQKQLAQAAGLDNLLYTPDADFSCFADLALTSPSDYYREGQGSLMQLVLTPGDPFIKESNEAIANHVLKQVHDLFPSSRQLNMTWYSVVKLAQSLYREAPGMDPYRPNQTTPIPNFFLAGSYTQQDYIDSMEGATISGRRAAKAILQQKK
- a CDS encoding tetratricopeptide repeat protein, coding for MTEKTVSELFESGIERYKAGESPETLIPVFKEICDRSGKTSAAWTCLAWLYLLDNQPNQALKAAQKAVKLTPQDPQARVNLASAMLEMGQTGVRQHVQIAQQVLVLDAELRQEIQENIQDGLTRKPDWDSLQKINAWLFG
- a CDS encoding SRPBCC family protein, yielding MTDWLEHSVQVEVAVPIELAWSLWSDLEQMPRWMKWIESVHVLEDNPDLSRWKLATGGLEFSWLSRILKIVPNQIIQWESVDGLPNRGAIRFYDRHGSSIVKLTVAYGIPGWLGKLMDNLFLGRVVESTIQADLERFKEYALKTYANP